One window from the genome of Paracoccus zhejiangensis encodes:
- a CDS encoding DUF2147 domain-containing protein: MKTFALAAAFALAAVAAHADPIEGVWQTQPDDGAFAHVTIAPCGNAYCGTITRAFKDKAEFASPNVGKQIVRSMVAKGDGNYEGQVWRPANDKVYNGKASVSGNQMSLAGCVAGGLICKSQTWVKIQ, from the coding sequence ATGAAGACCTTTGCCTTGGCCGCCGCCTTTGCCCTTGCCGCGGTTGCCGCCCATGCCGACCCGATCGAAGGTGTCTGGCAGACCCAGCCCGATGACGGCGCCTTCGCCCATGTGACCATCGCCCCCTGCGGCAATGCCTATTGCGGCACCATCACCCGCGCCTTCAAGGACAAGGCCGAATTTGCCTCGCCCAACGTCGGCAAGCAGATCGTACGCAGCATGGTCGCCAAGGGCGACGGTAACTACGAGGGCCAGGTCTGGCGGCCGGCGAATGACAAGGTCTATAACGGCAAGGCCTCGGTCAGCGGCAACCAGATGAGCCTCGCGGGCTGCGTCGCCGGCGGGCTGATCTGCAAAAGCCAGACTTGGGTGAAGATCCAGTAA
- a CDS encoding DUF2155 domain-containing protein — MIRRLALMTAALAALTLPVAAQEVARGKGALLRGLDKVSGQTTDLMVAVGEAARYGRLEVRLGECRYPAGDPSSDAYAQLSITDMSENTTIFSGWMIASSPALSALDDARYDVWVISCQS, encoded by the coding sequence ATGATCCGCCGTCTTGCCTTGATGACCGCTGCCCTTGCCGCCCTGACCCTGCCCGTCGCGGCGCAGGAGGTGGCGCGCGGCAAAGGTGCGCTGCTCCGCGGGCTCGACAAGGTTTCGGGCCAGACCACCGATCTGATGGTCGCCGTGGGCGAGGCCGCGCGTTATGGCCGGCTCGAGGTGCGTCTGGGGGAATGCCGCTATCCGGCGGGCGATCCCAGTTCGGATGCCTATGCGCAGCTGAGCATCACCGACATGAGCGAGAACACCACCATCTTCAGCGGCTGGATGATCGCCTCATCGCCCGCGCTCTCGGCGCTGGATGATGCCCGCTATGATGTCTGGGTGATCTCCTGCCAAAGCTGA
- a CDS encoding acyl CoA:acetate/3-ketoacid CoA transferase, with protein MSNKVVSARDAAALVHSGDTVTTSGFVGAGVPDGLLKALGDRYAEDGEPRDLTLLFAAGQGDGKGRGLDRLAAPGLVKRVIGGHWGLIPKLGAMAVRGEIEGWNFPQGVISHLFRDIAAGKPGTISHVGLETFVDPRLGGGRVSAAAQDDLVELIQLGGVERLFYHALPIHVALLRGSTADERGNITMEREALILDNLAQAMAARNSGGVVIVQVDQIVSGGSLPAREVVIPGALVDAVVQAPAELHPQTYASQYNRYFTGRYRAPEGGAAPMALDLRKVIARRCAFELPIGGVVNLGIGMPEGVSAVAAEEGLLSHVTLTAEPGVIGGQPASGLDFGAAINTEAIIAQNQQFDFYDGGGLDMTCLGMAEVDGQGNVNVSRFGPKLAGAGGFINISQNARRVVFAGTFTAGGLAARIGDGRLEIAAEGQSRKFIEAVEQITFSGARAGRLRQPVMFVTERCVFELRPDGVHLTEIAPGVDMGRDILSQMGFAPIFGEPLPMDPRIFTDAPMGLREEMLEIPLSRRIHLDPDRQILFINLARMAIRDAGDVAAVKQAVEQAVAGLGHRVDAVVNYDFTRIDERIQHDWAAMVGDLEDRLYGRVTRYSGSAFLRRRLGETLEARRRTTIYESEAAARAALREG; from the coding sequence ATGTCGAACAAGGTCGTCTCCGCCCGCGATGCCGCGGCGCTGGTGCATTCCGGCGATACCGTCACCACCTCGGGCTTCGTGGGTGCGGGGGTGCCGGACGGGCTGCTGAAGGCGCTTGGTGACCGTTACGCCGAAGATGGCGAGCCGCGCGATCTGACGCTGCTCTTTGCCGCCGGGCAGGGCGATGGCAAGGGCAGAGGCCTCGACCGGCTGGCCGCGCCCGGGCTGGTCAAACGGGTGATTGGCGGGCATTGGGGGCTGATCCCGAAACTTGGCGCCATGGCCGTCAGGGGCGAGATCGAGGGCTGGAACTTCCCGCAGGGTGTCATCAGCCACCTGTTCCGGGACATCGCCGCGGGAAAGCCCGGCACCATCAGCCATGTCGGGCTGGAGACCTTTGTCGATCCGCGTCTTGGCGGTGGCCGGGTCAGCGCGGCGGCGCAGGATGATCTGGTTGAGCTGATCCAGCTCGGCGGGGTCGAGCGGCTCTTCTATCACGCCCTGCCGATCCACGTGGCGCTGCTGCGCGGCTCGACCGCTGACGAGCGCGGCAATATCACCATGGAGCGCGAGGCGCTGATCCTTGACAACCTCGCGCAGGCGATGGCGGCGCGGAACTCGGGCGGCGTGGTGATCGTGCAGGTCGACCAGATCGTCTCGGGCGGCAGCCTGCCCGCGCGCGAGGTGGTCATCCCCGGCGCACTGGTCGACGCCGTGGTGCAGGCCCCGGCGGAATTGCACCCGCAGACCTATGCCAGCCAGTACAACCGCTATTTCACCGGCCGCTATCGCGCGCCCGAGGGTGGGGCCGCGCCGATGGCGCTGGACCTGCGCAAGGTCATCGCCAGGCGCTGCGCCTTCGAACTGCCGATCGGCGGGGTGGTCAACCTGGGCATCGGCATGCCCGAGGGGGTTTCGGCGGTGGCGGCGGAAGAGGGGCTTCTCTCTCACGTCACCCTGACAGCCGAGCCCGGCGTGATCGGCGGGCAGCCGGCCTCGGGTCTCGATTTCGGCGCGGCGATCAATACCGAGGCGATCATCGCCCAGAACCAGCAATTCGACTTCTACGATGGCGGCGGGCTGGACATGACCTGCCTTGGCATGGCCGAGGTCGATGGGCAGGGCAATGTGAATGTCAGCCGCTTCGGGCCCAAGCTGGCAGGGGCGGGCGGCTTCATCAATATCAGCCAGAACGCCCGTCGCGTGGTCTTTGCCGGCACGTTTACGGCGGGCGGGCTGGCGGCGCGGATCGGCGATGGCCGGCTGGAGATCGCAGCCGAGGGCCAGTCGCGGAAGTTCATCGAGGCGGTCGAACAGATCACCTTCTCGGGTGCGCGGGCAGGCCGCCTGCGCCAGCCGGTGATGTTCGTGACCGAGCGCTGCGTCTTTGAGTTGCGGCCCGACGGCGTGCACCTGACCGAGATCGCGCCGGGCGTTGATATGGGGCGGGATATCCTGTCGCAGATGGGCTTTGCGCCGATCTTCGGTGAGCCCCTGCCAATGGACCCGCGCATCTTCACCGATGCGCCGATGGGCCTGCGCGAGGAGATGCTGGAGATCCCGCTGTCGCGCCGCATCCACCTGGACCCCGACCGTCAGATCCTGTTCATCAACCTCGCCCGCATGGCGATCCGCGACGCGGGCGACGTGGCGGCGGTGAAGCAGGCGGTGGAGCAGGCGGTGGCGGGGCTGGGCCACCGGGTCGATGCGGTGGTGAATTACGACTTCACCCGCATCGACGAGCGCATCCAGCATGACTGGGCGGCGATGGTCGGCGATCTCGAGGACCGGCTTTACGGGCGGGTGACGCGTTATTCCGGCTCGGCCTTCCTGCGCCGCCGCTTGGGCGAGACGCTGGAGGCGCGGCGGCGCACCACCATCTATGAAAGCGAGGCGGCGGCGCGGGCGGCGCTGCGGGAGGGCTGA
- a CDS encoding DUF2867 domain-containing protein yields the protein MGRVRKADLPASSALWDRMGKGDFMDCYATRADLPPREAAQLAFAMPGWARGLLSLRNAIVAPFGLKTGAKPGSDAIGIFPVVSDTPDEIILGLDDRHLDFRIAVLRQSGIVYGATWVHCHNLAGRAYLATVMPFHILMSRNALGRVADR from the coding sequence ATGGGCCGGGTGCGCAAGGCAGACCTGCCCGCCTCCTCGGCCCTCTGGGACCGGATGGGCAAGGGCGATTTCATGGATTGCTATGCCACCCGGGCCGACCTGCCCCCGCGAGAGGCCGCGCAGCTGGCCTTCGCCATGCCCGGATGGGCGCGCGGGCTCTTGTCGCTACGCAACGCCATTGTCGCACCGTTCGGTCTGAAGACCGGAGCCAAGCCGGGAAGCGACGCGATCGGCATCTTCCCGGTCGTCAGCGACACCCCGGACGAGATCATCCTCGGCCTCGATGACCGCCATCTGGATTTCCGCATCGCGGTGCTGCGCCAGTCGGGCATCGTCTATGGCGCGACCTGGGTGCATTGCCACAATCTCGCGGGCCGCGCCTATCTGGCGACCGTCATGCCCTTCCATATCCTCATGTCGCGCAATGCCCTTGGTCGCGTTGCGGATCGCTGA
- the aat gene encoding leucyl/phenylalanyl-tRNA--protein transferase yields the protein MAASADDPTLHWFDPLRRGVLPVGGVHASRSLLRDLRRGGWSAHLDGDFDAVVSACAARDETWINAPLSELYSQLHQAGHAAALEVRHDGQFAGGIFGVTLGSAFFGESMVSARTNGSKMALIWISSQLSRCGFTLFDTQFLTPHLARMGGTEIPRASYRRQLTQALKHQADLTARPLLSADQLWQEITQTS from the coding sequence ATGGCCGCCAGCGCCGACGACCCGACGCTGCACTGGTTCGATCCGCTGCGCCGGGGCGTCCTGCCGGTGGGCGGCGTCCATGCCTCGCGCTCGCTGCTCAGGGATCTGAGGCGCGGCGGCTGGTCGGCGCATCTCGATGGCGATTTCGATGCCGTGGTCTCGGCCTGCGCGGCGCGGGACGAAACCTGGATCAACGCGCCCCTGTCCGAGCTTTACAGCCAGCTGCACCAGGCGGGCCACGCCGCCGCGCTGGAGGTGCGCCATGACGGGCAATTCGCCGGTGGCATCTTCGGCGTCACGCTGGGGTCGGCCTTCTTTGGCGAATCCATGGTCTCGGCGCGGACCAATGGCTCGAAAATGGCGCTGATCTGGATCTCGTCGCAGCTGTCGCGCTGCGGCTTCACCCTGTTCGACACGCAATTCCTGACGCCGCACCTGGCGCGCATGGGCGGAACCGAGATCCCCCGCGCCAGCTATCGCCGGCAGTTGACACAGGCGCTGAAGCATCAGGCCGATCTGACGGCGCGGCCGCTTCTGTCAGCCGATCAGCTTTGGCAGGAGATCACCCAGACATCATAG
- a CDS encoding GntP family permease encodes MGLIGIFLSLGLLMYLAYRGINVLILAPLLALLATLMAGDLPLLATYTQVFMKALGGYVVLYFPLFLLGAIFGKVMADSGSARVIAEKIVERVGAGQAITAVVLACGVLTYGGVSLFVVAFAIYPIANALFRRADIPKRLLPATIALGSFTFTMTALPGTPAIQNAIPMPFFGTNAFAAPLLGTLAGAIMIAGGILWLNRRAAWAGGEGYGTHPRMAADSSLSDDATLPGFALAIAPVVLVILLNASFTYLVIPNMDTAYLAQPEYGATTISSVAGTWAIIVALLAAILLALALNWSRFTEVKETVNAGTMGSLLPIFNTASEVGYGAVIASLPAFAIIRDAVLGLFPDNPVASLAVAVNVLAGITGSASGGMSIALNALGEQFAQMGQAQGISMELMHRVTALSSGGFDALPHNGAVITLLGICGLTHRQSYADIFVVAVAIPVLATICVILLGSV; translated from the coding sequence ATGGGTCTCATCGGGATTTTCCTGTCGCTCGGCCTGCTGATGTACCTGGCCTATCGCGGCATCAACGTGCTGATCCTCGCGCCGCTGCTGGCGCTGCTGGCGACGCTGATGGCGGGCGACCTGCCGCTGCTGGCGACCTATACGCAGGTCTTCATGAAGGCGCTTGGCGGCTATGTCGTTCTCTATTTCCCGCTGTTCCTTCTGGGCGCGATCTTCGGCAAGGTGATGGCCGACAGCGGCTCGGCCCGGGTCATTGCCGAGAAGATCGTCGAGCGGGTCGGCGCCGGTCAGGCGATCACCGCCGTGGTGCTGGCCTGCGGGGTGCTGACCTATGGCGGGGTGTCGCTGTTCGTGGTGGCCTTCGCTATCTATCCGATCGCCAACGCACTGTTCCGCCGCGCGGATATCCCCAAGCGCTTGCTTCCGGCGACCATCGCGCTCGGCTCCTTCACCTTCACCATGACCGCGCTGCCCGGCACGCCGGCGATCCAGAACGCCATTCCGATGCCCTTCTTCGGCACCAATGCCTTTGCCGCGCCGCTTCTGGGTACGCTAGCGGGCGCGATCATGATCGCCGGGGGGATCCTCTGGCTCAATCGCCGCGCGGCCTGGGCGGGGGGCGAGGGCTATGGCACCCATCCGCGCATGGCCGCCGACAGCTCGCTCTCTGATGACGCCACGCTGCCGGGATTTGCGCTGGCCATTGCGCCGGTGGTGCTGGTGATCCTGTTGAACGCCAGTTTCACCTACCTGGTGATCCCGAACATGGACACGGCCTATCTCGCCCAGCCCGAATATGGCGCGACCACGATCAGCTCGGTCGCCGGTACCTGGGCGATCATCGTGGCGCTGCTGGCGGCGATCCTGCTGGCGCTGGCGCTGAACTGGTCGCGCTTTACCGAGGTGAAGGAGACGGTGAACGCCGGCACGATGGGGTCGCTGCTGCCGATCTTCAACACCGCCTCGGAAGTGGGTTATGGCGCGGTCATCGCCAGCCTGCCGGCCTTTGCCATCATCCGCGACGCGGTGCTGGGCCTCTTCCCCGACAATCCGGTTGCCTCGCTGGCGGTTGCAGTGAACGTGCTGGCGGGGATCACCGGCTCGGCCTCGGGCGGCATGTCCATCGCGCTGAACGCGCTTGGCGAGCAGTTCGCCCAGATGGGGCAGGCGCAGGGGATCAGCATGGAGCTGATGCACCGGGTCACCGCGCTCTCCTCGGGCGGGTTCGACGCGCTGCCCCATAACGGGGCGGTCATCACGCTTCTGGGGATTTGCGGGCTGACGCACAGGCAAAGCTATGCTGATATCTTCGTCGTCGCCGTGGCGATTCCGGTCCTTGCGACCATCTGCGTGATTCTGCTCGGCTCGGTCTAG
- the hisF gene encoding imidazole glycerol phosphate synthase subunit HisF — protein MLKTRIIPCLDVADGRVVKGVNFVDLVDAGDPVEAARAYDAAGADEICFLDIHATHENRGTMFDLVTRTAEQCFVPLTVGGGVRSHQDVRALLLAGADKVSFNSAAVANPDVVAEAADRFGSQCIVVAVDAKTVTPGKWEIFTHGGRKATGIDAVEFARLAEAKGAGEILLTSMDRDGTKSGYNLPLTRAISDAVGIPVIASGGVGTLDHLVEGVTEGHASAVLAASIFHFGTFSIAEAKAHMAAAGIPMRLT, from the coding sequence ATGCTGAAGACGCGCATCATCCCCTGTCTCGATGTCGCCGATGGCCGCGTGGTCAAGGGCGTCAATTTCGTCGATCTCGTCGATGCCGGTGACCCGGTCGAGGCCGCCCGTGCCTATGACGCCGCTGGCGCGGACGAGATCTGCTTTCTCGACATCCACGCCACCCATGAGAACCGCGGCACCATGTTCGACCTGGTGACCCGCACGGCCGAGCAATGCTTCGTGCCGCTGACCGTGGGCGGCGGGGTGCGCAGCCATCAGGATGTGCGCGCGCTGCTGCTCGCCGGCGCCGACAAGGTCAGCTTCAACTCGGCCGCCGTCGCCAACCCGGACGTGGTGGCCGAGGCCGCCGACCGCTTCGGCAGCCAGTGCATCGTCGTGGCCGTCGACGCCAAGACCGTGACGCCGGGAAAATGGGAGATCTTCACCCATGGTGGGCGCAAGGCCACCGGCATTGACGCGGTCGAATTCGCCCGCCTCGCCGAGGCCAAGGGCGCGGGCGAGATCCTGTTGACCAGCATGGACCGCGACGGCACCAAATCAGGTTATAACCTGCCGCTGACGCGGGCGATCTCGGATGCCGTCGGCATCCCGGTCATCGCTTCGGGCGGCGTCGGCACGCTGGACCATCTGGTCGAGGGCGTGACCGAGGGCCATGCCAGCGCGGTGCTGGCCGCCTCGATTTTCCATTTCGGCACCTTCTCCATCGCCGAGGCCAAGGCCCATATGGCCGCCGCCGGCATCCCGATGAGGCTGACATGA
- the hisA gene encoding 1-(5-phosphoribosyl)-5-[(5-phosphoribosylamino)methylideneamino]imidazole-4-carboxamide isomerase, producing MILYPAIDLKDGNCVRLLRGEMEAATVFGTDPAAQALAFQQAGAEWLHLVDLNGAFAGKPVNGAAVEAILNATSIPAQLGGGIRDMATIEGWLDKGLARVILGTVAVEQPDLVREAAMAFPGKIAVGIDARNGRVATRGWAEETNVMVTDLARQFQDAGVAAIIYTDIDRDGAMQGPNVAATEALARAVTIPVIASGGVSSMADLKALNDTRIIAGAISGRALYDGAIDLAEALRSLA from the coding sequence ATGATCCTCTATCCCGCCATCGACCTGAAGGACGGAAACTGCGTGCGCCTGTTGCGCGGCGAGATGGAGGCGGCGACCGTCTTCGGCACCGATCCGGCGGCGCAGGCACTGGCCTTCCAGCAGGCCGGGGCCGAATGGCTGCACCTCGTCGACCTGAACGGGGCCTTCGCCGGCAAGCCGGTGAATGGCGCGGCGGTCGAGGCCATTCTGAACGCGACCAGCATCCCGGCGCAGCTGGGCGGCGGCATCCGCGACATGGCGACGATCGAGGGCTGGCTGGACAAGGGCCTCGCCCGCGTGATCCTTGGCACCGTGGCCGTCGAACAGCCCGACCTGGTGCGCGAGGCGGCCATGGCCTTTCCCGGCAAGATCGCCGTCGGCATCGATGCCCGCAATGGCCGCGTGGCCACCCGGGGTTGGGCCGAGGAAACCAATGTCATGGTCACCGACCTGGCCCGGCAATTCCAGGACGCGGGCGTGGCCGCGATCATCTATACCGATATCGACCGCGACGGCGCCATGCAGGGGCCGAATGTCGCGGCGACCGAGGCACTGGCCCGCGCCGTCACCATCCCGGTCATCGCCTCGGGCGGTGTGTCCTCGATGGCCGATCTCAAGGCGCTGAACGACACCCGCATCATCGCCGGCGCCATCTCGGGCCGGGCGCTCTATGATGGGGCGATCGACCTGGCCGAGGCGCTGAGGTCGCTGGCCTGA
- the accB gene encoding acetyl-CoA carboxylase biotin carboxyl carrier protein, with amino-acid sequence MSNDSKESKHHEGDVAFIQSLAELLNASELSELSVKREYGEHDRLTVSLSKQGKQVVVQAAAPAYAPAAAPVAAAAAPAAGAAPAASSDDPASLPGVVTSPMVGTAYLSAEPGAAPFVTIGQQVAEGDTLMIVEAMKTMNHIPSPRAGTVKRILVDDGNPVEFGAPLMVVE; translated from the coding sequence ATGAGCAACGACTCCAAAGAAAGCAAGCATCACGAGGGCGACGTGGCCTTCATCCAGTCCCTGGCCGAGCTTCTGAACGCCAGCGAGTTGAGCGAGCTTTCGGTCAAGCGGGAATATGGCGAGCATGACCGCCTGACCGTCAGCCTGTCCAAGCAGGGCAAGCAGGTGGTGGTTCAGGCCGCCGCCCCCGCCTATGCCCCCGCCGCCGCGCCGGTGGCTGCTGCTGCCGCCCCGGCGGCAGGTGCTGCCCCCGCGGCCTCCAGCGACGACCCGGCCAGCCTGCCCGGCGTCGTCACCTCGCCCATGGTCGGCACCGCCTATCTCTCGGCCGAACCGGGCGCCGCGCCCTTCGTCACCATCGGCCAGCAGGTCGCCGAGGGCGATACGCTGATGATCGTCGAGGCGATGAAGACGATGAACCACATCCCCTCGCCCCGCGCGGGCACGGTGAAGCGCATCCTCGTCGACGATGGCAACCCGGTCGAGTTCGGCGCGCCCCTGATGGTCGTCGAGTGA
- a CDS encoding phosphoribosyl-ATP diphosphatase, whose amino-acid sequence MSALDRLAATIDARKGGDPDTSWTAKLLAKGPEKCAEKFGEESIEAIIEAVKGDRARLTSEAADVLYHLLVMLAARDLTLADVEAELARREGKSGIEEKAGRPA is encoded by the coding sequence ATGAGCGCGCTTGACCGCCTCGCCGCCACCATCGATGCGCGCAAGGGTGGCGATCCCGACACCAGCTGGACGGCCAAGCTGCTGGCAAAAGGCCCCGAGAAATGCGCCGAGAAATTCGGCGAGGAATCCATCGAGGCGATCATCGAGGCGGTGAAGGGCGACCGCGCCCGGCTGACCTCGGAAGCGGCAGACGTGCTTTATCACCTCCTCGTCATGCTGGCAGCGCGCGACCTGACGCTGGCCGATGTCGAGGCAGAACTTGCCCGCCGCGAAGGCAAATCCGGCATCGAGGAAAAGGCCGGCCGACCCGCCTAG
- a CDS encoding RidA family protein: MIRRISSGGVYEQKIGYCRAVVANGMVHVAGTVATGDPVPGNVVDQCRSALAVIGRALTEAGSGFDQVIRVTYMLPDRAEFEPCWPLLAETFGPNPPAATMIECGLIDPKYRIEIEVTALVPK; encoded by the coding sequence ATGATCCGGCGGATATCCTCAGGCGGTGTCTACGAGCAGAAGATCGGCTATTGCCGGGCGGTGGTGGCCAATGGCATGGTCCATGTCGCGGGCACGGTGGCCACGGGCGATCCGGTGCCCGGGAACGTGGTCGACCAATGCCGCTCGGCGCTGGCGGTGATCGGGCGGGCGCTGACCGAGGCCGGGTCGGGTTTCGACCAGGTGATCCGCGTCACCTATATGCTGCCCGACCGGGCCGAGTTCGAACCCTGCTGGCCGCTTCTGGCCGAGACCTTCGGCCCCAATCCGCCCGCAGCCACCATGATCGAATGCGGGCTGATCGACCCGAAATACCGCATCGAGATCGAGGTGACGGCGCTTGTGCCAAAGTGA
- the accC gene encoding acetyl-CoA carboxylase biotin carboxylase subunit: MFDKILIANRGEIALRVIRACREMGIQSVAVHSTADSDAMHVRMADESVCIGPAPSTDSYLSMPAIISACEITGAQAIHPGYGFLSENANFVQMLEDHGITFIGPRAEHIRIMGDKITAKETAKELGIPVVPGSAGGVDDMETAKAVAQEIGYPVIIKATAGGGGRGMKVAQDEKGLEVAFRTARAEAKAAFGNPDVYIEKYLQRPRHIEIQVFGDGRGKAVHLGERDCSLQRRHQKVLEEAPGPAITPEERARIGKICADAVAKIQYAGAGTIEFLYEDGEFYFIEMNTRLQVEHPVTEAIFGVDLVRQQILVAAGEEMEFTQDDLKINGHAIEVRINAEKVPGFTPSPGRISQYHAPGGLGVRMDSAIYDGYRIPPYYDSLIGKLIVHGRDRPEALARLSRALGELIVDGVDTTVPLFDALLQEPDILAGNYSIHWLERWLDKHYG, encoded by the coding sequence ATGTTCGACAAGATCCTGATCGCCAACCGGGGCGAGATCGCCCTGCGCGTGATCCGCGCCTGCCGCGAGATGGGCATCCAGTCCGTCGCCGTCCATTCCACCGCCGATTCCGACGCGATGCATGTGCGCATGGCCGACGAATCGGTCTGCATCGGCCCGGCGCCCTCGACCGACAGCTACCTGTCCATGCCCGCGATCATCTCGGCCTGCGAGATCACCGGGGCGCAGGCGATCCATCCGGGCTATGGCTTCCTGTCGGAGAACGCCAATTTCGTGCAGATGCTGGAAGATCACGGCATCACCTTCATCGGCCCCCGGGCCGAGCATATCCGCATCATGGGCGACAAGATCACCGCCAAGGAAACCGCCAAGGAGCTTGGCATTCCGGTGGTTCCCGGTTCGGCCGGCGGCGTCGATGACATGGAGACCGCCAAGGCGGTGGCACAAGAGATCGGCTATCCGGTCATCATCAAGGCCACGGCGGGCGGCGGTGGTCGCGGCATGAAGGTGGCGCAGGACGAGAAGGGCCTCGAGGTCGCCTTCCGCACCGCCCGCGCCGAGGCCAAGGCGGCCTTCGGCAACCCGGATGTCTATATCGAGAAATACCTTCAGCGCCCGCGCCATATCGAGATCCAGGTCTTTGGTGACGGCCGTGGCAAGGCCGTGCATCTGGGCGAGCGCGACTGCTCGCTGCAACGGCGTCACCAGAAGGTGCTGGAAGAGGCTCCCGGCCCGGCCATCACCCCGGAAGAACGCGCCCGGATCGGCAAGATCTGCGCCGATGCCGTTGCCAAGATCCAATATGCCGGCGCCGGCACGATCGAATTCCTCTATGAGGATGGCGAGTTCTATTTCATCGAGATGAACACCCGCCTGCAGGTCGAGCATCCGGTGACGGAAGCCATCTTCGGCGTCGACTTGGTGCGTCAGCAGATCCTCGTTGCCGCCGGCGAAGAGATGGAATTCACCCAAGACGATCTGAAGATCAACGGCCATGCCATCGAGGTCCGGATCAATGCCGAGAAGGTGCCGGGTTTCACCCCCAGCCCCGGCCGGATCAGCCAGTACCACGCGCCGGGCGGCCTGGGCGTGCGCATGGACAGCGCCATCTATGACGGCTACCGCATCCCGCCCTATTACGACAGCCTCATCGGCAAGCTGATCGTGCATGGCCGCGACCGGCCCGAGGCGCTGGCCCGGCTGTCGCGCGCGCTTGGCGAGTTGATCGTGGACGGGGTTGATACCACGGTGCCGCTGTTCGACGCGCTGCTGCAAGAGCCGGACATCCTCGCCGGCAATTACTCGATCCACTGGCTGGAACGCTGGCTGGACAAGCATTACGGCTGA
- a CDS encoding NADH:ubiquinone oxidoreductase subunit NDUFA12, producing the protein MSVKSLALRFFTWWNSETWNTQFWTWRYGQKVGEDSQGNIFYQDKTGARRWVIYNGEAEASRVDPEWHGWLHHTWAEPPTKAPLPHRPWEKPHLPNLTGTGEAYRPDGSIYRTDPAKRSDYDAWQPE; encoded by the coding sequence ATGTCCGTGAAATCCCTCGCGCTTCGCTTTTTCACCTGGTGGAACAGCGAAACCTGGAACACGCAATTCTGGACCTGGCGCTATGGCCAGAAGGTCGGCGAGGACAGCCAGGGCAATATCTTCTACCAGGACAAGACCGGCGCGCGTCGTTGGGTGATCTATAACGGCGAGGCCGAGGCCAGCCGGGTCGATCCCGAATGGCATGGCTGGCTGCACCACACCTGGGCCGAGCCGCCGACCAAGGCGCCGCTGCCGCATCGCCCCTGGGAAAAGCCGCACCTGCCGAACCTGACCGGCACCGGCGAGGCCTATCGCCCCGATGGCTCGATCTATCGCACCGATCCCGCCAAGCGCAGCGATTACGACGCCTGGCAGCCGGAATAA
- the mlaD gene encoding outer membrane lipid asymmetry maintenance protein MlaD — MSASAEHRAELIAGAAVLAVALGFLGWSAGRDLLPGSASGYDLIASFPDVDGVEVGTEVRLAGVRVGRVTDISLNPQTYMADAVIRVPEDVLLPADSAALIQSDGLLGGAYIQLQPGGSMDNLAPGDEIEDVQGAVSLISLMMKFVDSQASDGDSDSGASQ; from the coding sequence ATGTCTGCTTCCGCCGAGCATCGGGCCGAGCTGATCGCCGGCGCCGCGGTTCTGGCCGTCGCGCTGGGGTTCCTGGGCTGGTCGGCCGGGCGTGACCTGCTGCCCGGCAGTGCCAGCGGTTACGACCTGATCGCCTCGTTTCCCGATGTCGATGGCGTCGAGGTTGGCACCGAGGTGCGGCTGGCGGGCGTGCGCGTCGGCCGTGTCACCGATATCTCGCTGAACCCGCAGACCTACATGGCCGATGCGGTGATCCGCGTGCCCGAGGATGTGCTGCTGCCCGCCGACAGCGCCGCGCTGATCCAGTCCGACGGGCTGCTCGGTGGCGCCTATATCCAGCTTCAACCCGGCGGCAGCATGGACAACCTTGCCCCCGGCGACGAGATCGAGGACGTGCAGGGCGCGGTCAGCCTGATCTCGCTGATGATGAAATTCGTCGACAGCCAGGCCAGCGATGGGGATAGCGACAGTGGGGCCAGCCAATGA